A single window of Myxocyprinus asiaticus isolate MX2 ecotype Aquarium Trade chromosome 34, UBuf_Myxa_2, whole genome shotgun sequence DNA harbors:
- the LOC127425454 gene encoding protein FAM167A-like: MNSDTQYEDSVSVMVLENIKNKLLHAFRTSGEPRTSAETATYLVNVDKSLQVNEELRRAKIDGAITWLRSELLEMRSQDRQLAQTLLGLNKEIQRLRRENGSLLLEPDSSEHLET, encoded by the exons ATGAACTCTGACACTCAGTATGAGGACTCAGTGTCTGTCATGGTCTTGGAGAACATCAAGAACAAACTGCTTCATGCCTTCAGAACATCAGGAGAGCCAAGAACTTCTGCTGAGACAGCCACTTATCTGGTAAATGTTGATAAGAGTTTACAAGTGAACGAAGAGCTACGAAGAGCCAAAATAGATGGAGCCATAACATGGTTAAGATCAGAACTG CTGGAGATGCGGTCTCAGGATCGACAGCTGGCTCAGACTCTACTTGGACTCAACAAGGAGATTCAGAGGCTCAGACGGGAGAACGGATCCCTGCTCCTGGAGCCTGACAGCAGTGAGCATCTGGAGACATGA